From Chiroxiphia lanceolata isolate bChiLan1 chromosome 11, bChiLan1.pri, whole genome shotgun sequence, the proteins below share one genomic window:
- the TASOR gene encoding protein TASOR isoform X10, producing MTDAVIPSGGEMEREQHQRTEKTSAGVLGVGSNRAAAAEDTTQNGGRSESSSAGEALLVASAAAEDKVPTNLSITGSSQRRSSISTAHEQQQPPSGVLGGPPPLPKPPEDHQPVRRNFQIPRKSREKKALFQPVAPGSREFEDILKILHSSYLDASSVSNFRYKRASLVHSELLEKEFTEKRRELKCDGRLEKELSESYAFLMVDRCQIQSICEKGLQVGHSRISILGSPSMGVYISKYADLLQPNPLETGAAGDVIVFKIIKGKMKSIYDHIDMKAMESTVKSVLDPTPNHECHISKNAHKITSLLSYRAYERTQYYFYEYDFGEIRRRPRHVCPHAVVSFTYKGDMVQGPKFSSSSRPNTFNTDRRTEKSAVTVWRGQLWNKGKLVCHVSLKSATCSFPPCKLPEKLEVEKVVSIDELKKKISPALFFKETYQVGKEVLKDGLYCSLYEVVEKSRSGSHLEGLLQKLEKEKLVLVKPLLDRGFLFLLSPWQMMSPYDHQAGWSRVFHALFLFPEPRGVISSAAQRSVPFGNSAPVVSHEKKEIIPESTRFISSLHFALIQARKEATAPFDLVVVVEKYVNEYLKKLFRGALKGREFKLREYSTRLDDKRYVYPAPRYKAHIDEYLQNYIFRCGTYPLPLSRAKELIERNLRPQQFSPISDYEATEDYSDFAKAKCVKRIHAKYEATAAKQKLLPSGDYDTERLKELINLIQCRKKNVGGDSDSEDPRIRSGLKRKLEKESESLHKYLKRSESSENICQYDGGRTSDSLHSVFSTNSGLGGHDADFRQQDGSDSAAADTHGLLKILLETLSTGGHLDSSLAQSVNQVLALSADEMEEDMRQNYEYESIPAQDHELPNTAQADSVNFKDPESLVILEPDVPCLPYPVSADLRLPDNEVGFEDMLQLQEASIGSLSTFEDCSPSAPIEHVHGSQHPNSDNTGEVGMHWKLIPITDTQKGTAEDGHYTGQVEKPEDEYGLADHPFSAKHSISAVIETTLLEEYNLFARKIQEILQQKNIAYVSGMPTPVFSARERIMRLSEYICLKASDVSVQEYIETLNEKLHSVILASSCIKDTQPVYSSPEPSEVGSNTAANPVPDTLSVCRDADTALLPEPLGSTLLEDLHSSEQPSSSLPLVKEKMDHVNTKPEDQTSSSGDLVEPPEKTQKSPENLNISAQPAFSNIISQIKPEVFTSLVKIMKDVRKNTVKFYIHEEEESVLCREIKDYLIKLGNTECHPEQFLKRRADLDKLLIIIQNEDIANLIHKIPCLVTLKRLSCVSFAGVDSLDDVKNHTYNELFVSGGFVVSDESVLNPESITTDKLKQFLEFLEALNTPDGKWQWKVHCKIQKKLKELARMNANALSLLTLLNTYQKKHLVEILSYHNCDSQTRIAPDLDCLIRLQAQNIQQRHVVFLTEKNLKTFSSYVDNGIVVAAVDDFMENFKSLVGYHNSVTEQSCLPASGAHQRQSVLVEKDEKDEEDMSLDSGDEISQIEICSDASKYDTHVEALQTEAKGPHGVDAKESCLSVTELSPEAQTGLVEKTSKSDLEEKQPLTPGSTTCSAEGEKHNSVEQTPFSNFPVYSRQLNMSHQFSHLNVLTHQTFLGTTYPISSANQNQEGSNYFLSAYSQSMDTEKSSSPGGWDSSCDSSRPYSEQK from the exons ATGACGGATGCCGTGATCCCCAGTGGTGGCGAGATGGAGCGGGAGCAGCATCAGCGGACGGAGAAGACCAGCGCGGGCGTCCTCGGAGTGGGGAGTAACAGAGCGGCAGCCGCTGAGGACACTACACAAAATGGCGGACGCTCTGAGAGCAGTAGCGCTGGGGAGGCGCTGCTGgtggcttctgctgctgcagaggacaAGGTCCCCACAAACCTCAGCATCACTGGCAGCAGCCAGCGCAGGAGCAGCATCTCGACGGCACATGAACAGCAGCAGCCGCCCAGCGGTGTGCTCGGGGGGCCGCCCCCTCTCCCTAAGCCCCCAGAAGACCACCAGCCTGTTAGGAGGAACTTTCAGATCcccaggaagagcagagaaaagaaag CACTCTTTCAGCCAGTAGCTCCAGGTTCTCGAGAATTTGAGGATATTTTGAAGATTCTGCATTCATCTTACTTGGATGCAAGTTCAGTGTCCAATTTTCGTTACAAGAGAGCCAGCTTAGTTCATAGTGAACTGTTGGAAAAGGAA TTCACAGAAAAACGCAGGGAGCTGAAATGTGATGGTCGCCTGGAAAAGGAGCTTTCTGAGAGCTACGCCTTCCTCATGGTGGATCGGTGTCAG ATCCAAAGCATATGTGAAAAGGGGCTGCAGGTTGGCCACTCCAGAATATCAATCCTCGGCAGCCCTTCCATGG GTGTATATATCTCCAAGTATGCTGATTTATTGCAGCCTAATCCTCTAGaaacaggagcagctggagatgtgattgtttttaaaataataaag ggaaaaatgaaaagcatctATGACCACATTGATATGAAAGCAATGGAATCAACTGTAAAGAGTGTGTTGGATCCAACCCCAAATCACGAGTGTCACATTTCAAAGAATGCACATAAAATAACCTCCTTGTTGTCTTATCGAGCCTATGAACGAACTCAG tactATTTTTATGAATATGACTTTGGTGAGATAAGGCGAAGACCAAGACATGTTTGTCCTCATGCTGTTGTTTCATTTACTTATAAAGGTGACATGGTGCAAGGACCAAAATTCTCGTCCTCATCAAG ACCAAACACCTTCAACACAGATAGAAGAACAG AGAAATCTGCTGTTACAGTATGGAGGGGACAGCTTTGGAATAAGGGCAAACTTGTGTGCCATGTTTCCTTAAAATCAGCAACATGTTCCTTCCCTCCATGCAAGCT CCCTGAGAAGCTTGAGGTTGAAAAGGTTGTCAGCATTGatgagctgaagaaaaaaatttcaccAGCGTTGTTCTTTAAAGAAACTTACCAAGTaggaaaagaag TGTTGAAGGACGGCCTGTACTGTAGCCTGTATGAAGTTGTGGAGAAGTCCCGTTCTGGGAGTCACTTGGAGGGTTTACTTCAAAAACTAGAGAAAGAGAAACTT GTTCTTGTGAAACCACTTCTGGACagaggatttctttttctcctttctccttggCAAATGATGTCCCCTTATG ACCACCAAGCTGGATGGTCCCGTGTGTTTCAtgcattatttctgtttccagagCCTAGAGGTGTAATTAGCTCAG cagcacaaagaagTGTTCCATTTGGAAATTCAGCTCCCGTGGTTTCgcatgaaaaaaaggaaatcattCCAGAATCCACAAGGTTTATTTCATCTCTACATTTTGCTTTAATCCAGGCTCGTAAAGAGGCTACTGCACCCTTTGatcttgttgttgttgttgaaaaGTATGTAAATGAGTATTTGAAAAAGCTCTTTCGTGGCGCTCTGAAGGGTAGAGAATTTAAATTACGTGAGTATTCGACGCGGTTGGATGACAAAAGATACGTTTATCCTGCTCCAAGATATAAAGCTCATATTGATGAATACTTGCAAAACTATATCTTCCGTTGTGGGACGTATCCGCTGCCTCTTTCTAGAGCTAAAGAACTGATTGAGAGGAATTTGAGACCTCAGCAGTTCAGTCCCATCTCAGACTATGAAGCCACAGAAGACTACTCGGATTTTGCCAAGGCAAAATGCGTGAAAAGAATCCATGCAAAATATGAAGCCACTGCTGCCAAGCAGAAGCTGCTTCCTTCTGGAGATTATGATACTGAAAGACTCAAAGAACTTATTAACTTAATCcagtgtaggaaaaaaaatgtaggtgGAGATTCTGATTCTGAAGACCCCAGAATTAGAAGTGGtctgaaaagaaagctggaaaaagagtctgaaagttTGCACAAATACTTAAAAAGGAGTGAATCTTCAGAGAATATTTGTCAGTATGATG GGGGCAGAACCTCGGATTCACTACACTCTGTTTTCTCAACTAATTCTGGTCTGGGTGGACACGATGCTGACTTCAGGCAGCAAGATGGATCcgattctgctgctgctgacacacATGGCCTCCTTAAAATACTTTTGGAAACACTATCTACTGGAGGACACTTGGATTCCTCATTGGCACAGTCTGTAAATCAAGTTTTAGCATTAAGCGCTGATGAAATGGAAGAGGATATGAGACAAAATTATGAATATGAATCCATTCCAGCTCAGGATCATGAGCTTCCTAATACTGCTCAGGCTGACAGTGTTAACTTCAAGGACCCTGAAAGCCTAGTGATTCTGGAACCTGATGTGCCATGTCTGCCCTACCCTGTCAGTGCTGATCTACGGCTTCCAGATAACGAAGTAGGCTTTGAAGACATGCTACAGTTACAA GAAGCAAGCATTGGAAGCCTAAGTACCTTTGAAGACTGCAGTCCTAGTGCACCTATAGAACATGTGCATGGCAGTCAACATCCCAACTCAGATAATACAGGAGAAGTTGGAATGCACTGGAAACTTATTCCAATTACAG ACACACAAAAGGGGACAGCAGAAGATGGACATTATACAGGACAAGTGGAGAAACCTGAAGATGAGTATGGGCTAGCGGACCACCCTTTTTCAGCTAAGCATTCCATTAGTGCAGTAATAGAAACGACCCTGTTAGAAGAATATAATCTCTTTGCACGAAAGATTCAAGAAATTTTGCAGCAGAAGAACATTGCTTACGTTAGTGGGATGCCCACACCAGTCTTCTCTGCCCGAGAGAGGATAATGAGACTTTCAGAATACATATGTTTAAAGGCATCAGACGTGTCTGTCCAAGAATATATAGAGACACTGAATGAAAAGTTGCACAGTGTCATTTTGGCTTCTTCCTGCATTAAGGACACTCAACCCGTTTATTCTAGTCCTGAACCATCGGAAGTTGGGAGCAACACGGCAGCCAACCCTGTGCCCGACACACTGTCTGTGTGCAGGGACGCTGACACAGCGCTGTTACCAGAGCCACTGGGCAGTACCCTGCTGGAAGATCTGCACTCCAGTGAGCAGCCTTCATCAAGCTTGCCCCTagtgaaggagaaaatggaTCATGTGAACACTAAACCAGAGGATCAGACCTCTTCTAGTGGGGATCTGGTGGAGCCACCAGAGAAGACACAGAAATCCCCCGAGAACCTAAACATTTCAGCTCAACCAGCTTTTTCTAATATTATAAGCCAGATAAAACCTGAAGTATTTACCAGCTTGGTCAAAATTATGAAAGATGTACGGAAAAATACTGTCAAATTTTATATtcatgaagaggaagaaagcgTTCTTTGCAGAGAAATCAAG GATTATCTTATAAAGTTGGGTAATACAGAGTGCCATCCAGAGCAGTTCCTTAAGAGAAGAGCTGATTTAGATAAACTGTTGATCATCATCCAAAACGAAGACATCGCCAACCTCATCCATAAG atcCCATGCCTAGTAACTTTGAAGAGGCTCTCCTGTGTCAGCTTTGCGGGGGTTGATAGTTTGGATGACGTGAAAAATCACACTTACAATGAACTGTTTGTGTctggtggttttgttgtgtCGGATGAATCTGTCCTTAATCCAGAGTCCATCACTACAG ATAAACTAAAGCAATTCTTAGAGTTTCTGGAGGCTCTCAATACCCCAGATGGGAAATGGCAGTGGAAAGTCCactgcaaaatacaaaaaaaactgaaagagcTGGCGAG GATGAATGCCAATGCCCTGAGTCTGCTCACACTTCTGAACACCTATCAAAAGAAGCACTTGGTTGAGATTCTGTCTTACCATAACTGTGATTCTCAAACTCGAATTGCTCCAGACCTAGACTGTCTCATCAGGCTTCAGGCTCAAAACATACAACAGAGACATGTTGTCTTCTTAACAG AAAAGAACCTCAAAACATTCTCGAGTTATGTTGATAATGGCATAGTGGTTGCTGCTGTTGATGACTTTATGGAGAATTTTAAAAGCCTCGTTGGGTATCACAACTCGGTTACggagcagagctgccttccCGCCTCCGGAGCTCACCAAAGACAATCAG ttcTTGTAGAAAAGGATGAGAAGGATGAGGAGGACATGTCTCTGGATTCAGGGGATGAAATATCACAAATAGAAATCTGCAGTGATGCCTCTAAGTATGATACTCATGTGGAAGCTTTGCAGACAGAGGCCAAGGGCCCACATGGAGTAGATGCTAAAGAAAGCTGCTTATCAGTTACAGAGTTATCTCCCGAAGCACAAACTGGCCTGgtggaaaagacttctaaaaGTGACTTGGAAGAGAAACAGCCACTTACTCCAGGTTCTACAACATGCTCtgctgagggagaaaaacacaATTCAGTTGAACAAACTCCTTTCAGTAACTTCCCGGTTTATAGCAGACAATTAAACATGTCCCATCAATTCAGCCACTTAAATGTACTCACTCATCAGACTTTTCTGGGAACAACATATCCAATTTCTTCTGCAAATCAAAACCAAGAAGGGagcaattattttctctctgcctaCAGTCAGAGCATGGATACAGAAAAGTCCTCATCACCTGgtggctgggacagcagctgtgATTCTTCCAGGCCAtattcagaacagaaataa
- the TASOR gene encoding protein TASOR isoform X3 — MTDAVIPSGGEMEREQHQRTEKTSAGVLGVGSNRAAAAEDTTQNGGRSESSSAGEALLVASAAAEDKVPTNLSITGSSQRRSSISTAHEQQQPPSGVLGGPPPLPKPPEDHQPVRRNFQIPRKSREKKALFQPVAPGSREFEDILKILHSSYLDASSVSNFRYKRASLVHSELLEKEFTEKRRELKCDGRLEKELSESYAFLMVDRCQIQSICEKGLQVGHSRISILGSPSMGVYISKYADLLQPNPLETGAAGDVIVFKIIKGKMKSIYDHIDMKAMESTVKSVLDPTPNHECHISKNAHKITSLLSYRAYERTQYYFYEYDFGEIRRRPRHVCPHAVVSFTYKGDMVQGPKFSSSSRPNTFNTDRRTEKSAVTVWRGQLWNKGKLVCHVSLKSATCSFPPCKLPEKLEVEKVVSIDELKKKISPALFFKETYQVGKEVLKDGLYCSLYEVVEKSRSGSHLEGLLQKLEKEKLVLVKPLLDRGFLFLLSPWQMMSPYDHQAGWSRVFHALFLFPEPRGVISSAAQRSVPFGNSAPVVSHEKKEIIPESTRFISSLHFALIQARKEATAPFDLVVVVEKYVNEYLKKLFRGALKGREFKLREYSTRLDDKRYVYPAPRYKAHIDEYLQNYIFRCGTYPLPLSRAKELIERNLRPQQFSPISDYEATEDYSDFAKAKCVKRIHAKYEATAAKQKLLPSGDYDTERLKELINLIQCRKKNVGGDSDSEDPRIRSGLKRKLEKESESLHKYLKRSESSENICQYDGGRTSDSLHSVFSTNSGLGGHDADFRQQDGSDSAAADTHGLLKILLETLSTGGHLDSSLAQSVNQVLALSADEMEEDMRQNYEYESIPAQDHELPNTAQADSVNFKDPESLVILEPDVPCLPYPVSADLRLPDNEVGFEDMLQLQEASIGSLSTFEDCSPSAPIEHVHGSQHPNSDNTGEVGMHWKLIPITGLKSPEEPLVYLPPTDALPNDPRVINRQRSSDDQFPYSPFSDTQKGTAEDGHYTGQVEKPEDEYGLADHPFSAKHSISAVIETTLLEEYNLFARKIQEILQQKNIAYVSGMPTPVFSARERIMRLSEYICLKASDVSVQEYIETLNEKLHSVILASSCIKDTQPVYSSPEPSEVGSNTAANPVPDTLSVCRDADTALLPEPLGSTLLEDLHSSEQPSSSLPLVKEKMDHVNTKPEDQTSSSGDLVEPPEKTQKSPENLNISAQPAFSNIISQIKPEVFTSLVKIMKDVRKNTVKFYIHEEEESVLCREIKDYLIKLGNTECHPEQFLKRRADLDKLLIIIQNEDIANLIHKIPCLVTLKRLSCVSFAGVDSLDDVKNHTYNELFVSGGFVVSDESVLNPESITTDKLKQFLEFLEALNTPDGKWQWKVHCKIQKKLKELARMNANALSLLTLLNTYQKKHLVEILSYHNCDSQTRIAPDLDCLIRLQAQNIQQRHVVFLTEKNLKTFSSYVDNGIVVAAVDDFMENFKSLVGYHNSVTEQSCLPASGAHQRQSVLVEKDEKDEEDMSLDSGDEISQIEICSDASKYDTHVEALQTEAKGPHGVDAKESCLSVTELSPEAQTGLVEKTSKSDLEEKQPLTPGSTTCSAEGEKHNSVEQTPFSNFPVYSRQLNMSHQFSHLNVLTHQTFLGTTYPISSANQNQEGSNYFLSAYSQSMDTEKSSSPGGWDSSCDSSRPYSEQK, encoded by the exons ATGACGGATGCCGTGATCCCCAGTGGTGGCGAGATGGAGCGGGAGCAGCATCAGCGGACGGAGAAGACCAGCGCGGGCGTCCTCGGAGTGGGGAGTAACAGAGCGGCAGCCGCTGAGGACACTACACAAAATGGCGGACGCTCTGAGAGCAGTAGCGCTGGGGAGGCGCTGCTGgtggcttctgctgctgcagaggacaAGGTCCCCACAAACCTCAGCATCACTGGCAGCAGCCAGCGCAGGAGCAGCATCTCGACGGCACATGAACAGCAGCAGCCGCCCAGCGGTGTGCTCGGGGGGCCGCCCCCTCTCCCTAAGCCCCCAGAAGACCACCAGCCTGTTAGGAGGAACTTTCAGATCcccaggaagagcagagaaaagaaag CACTCTTTCAGCCAGTAGCTCCAGGTTCTCGAGAATTTGAGGATATTTTGAAGATTCTGCATTCATCTTACTTGGATGCAAGTTCAGTGTCCAATTTTCGTTACAAGAGAGCCAGCTTAGTTCATAGTGAACTGTTGGAAAAGGAA TTCACAGAAAAACGCAGGGAGCTGAAATGTGATGGTCGCCTGGAAAAGGAGCTTTCTGAGAGCTACGCCTTCCTCATGGTGGATCGGTGTCAG ATCCAAAGCATATGTGAAAAGGGGCTGCAGGTTGGCCACTCCAGAATATCAATCCTCGGCAGCCCTTCCATGG GTGTATATATCTCCAAGTATGCTGATTTATTGCAGCCTAATCCTCTAGaaacaggagcagctggagatgtgattgtttttaaaataataaag ggaaaaatgaaaagcatctATGACCACATTGATATGAAAGCAATGGAATCAACTGTAAAGAGTGTGTTGGATCCAACCCCAAATCACGAGTGTCACATTTCAAAGAATGCACATAAAATAACCTCCTTGTTGTCTTATCGAGCCTATGAACGAACTCAG tactATTTTTATGAATATGACTTTGGTGAGATAAGGCGAAGACCAAGACATGTTTGTCCTCATGCTGTTGTTTCATTTACTTATAAAGGTGACATGGTGCAAGGACCAAAATTCTCGTCCTCATCAAG ACCAAACACCTTCAACACAGATAGAAGAACAG AGAAATCTGCTGTTACAGTATGGAGGGGACAGCTTTGGAATAAGGGCAAACTTGTGTGCCATGTTTCCTTAAAATCAGCAACATGTTCCTTCCCTCCATGCAAGCT CCCTGAGAAGCTTGAGGTTGAAAAGGTTGTCAGCATTGatgagctgaagaaaaaaatttcaccAGCGTTGTTCTTTAAAGAAACTTACCAAGTaggaaaagaag TGTTGAAGGACGGCCTGTACTGTAGCCTGTATGAAGTTGTGGAGAAGTCCCGTTCTGGGAGTCACTTGGAGGGTTTACTTCAAAAACTAGAGAAAGAGAAACTT GTTCTTGTGAAACCACTTCTGGACagaggatttctttttctcctttctccttggCAAATGATGTCCCCTTATG ACCACCAAGCTGGATGGTCCCGTGTGTTTCAtgcattatttctgtttccagagCCTAGAGGTGTAATTAGCTCAG cagcacaaagaagTGTTCCATTTGGAAATTCAGCTCCCGTGGTTTCgcatgaaaaaaaggaaatcattCCAGAATCCACAAGGTTTATTTCATCTCTACATTTTGCTTTAATCCAGGCTCGTAAAGAGGCTACTGCACCCTTTGatcttgttgttgttgttgaaaaGTATGTAAATGAGTATTTGAAAAAGCTCTTTCGTGGCGCTCTGAAGGGTAGAGAATTTAAATTACGTGAGTATTCGACGCGGTTGGATGACAAAAGATACGTTTATCCTGCTCCAAGATATAAAGCTCATATTGATGAATACTTGCAAAACTATATCTTCCGTTGTGGGACGTATCCGCTGCCTCTTTCTAGAGCTAAAGAACTGATTGAGAGGAATTTGAGACCTCAGCAGTTCAGTCCCATCTCAGACTATGAAGCCACAGAAGACTACTCGGATTTTGCCAAGGCAAAATGCGTGAAAAGAATCCATGCAAAATATGAAGCCACTGCTGCCAAGCAGAAGCTGCTTCCTTCTGGAGATTATGATACTGAAAGACTCAAAGAACTTATTAACTTAATCcagtgtaggaaaaaaaatgtaggtgGAGATTCTGATTCTGAAGACCCCAGAATTAGAAGTGGtctgaaaagaaagctggaaaaagagtctgaaagttTGCACAAATACTTAAAAAGGAGTGAATCTTCAGAGAATATTTGTCAGTATGATG GGGGCAGAACCTCGGATTCACTACACTCTGTTTTCTCAACTAATTCTGGTCTGGGTGGACACGATGCTGACTTCAGGCAGCAAGATGGATCcgattctgctgctgctgacacacATGGCCTCCTTAAAATACTTTTGGAAACACTATCTACTGGAGGACACTTGGATTCCTCATTGGCACAGTCTGTAAATCAAGTTTTAGCATTAAGCGCTGATGAAATGGAAGAGGATATGAGACAAAATTATGAATATGAATCCATTCCAGCTCAGGATCATGAGCTTCCTAATACTGCTCAGGCTGACAGTGTTAACTTCAAGGACCCTGAAAGCCTAGTGATTCTGGAACCTGATGTGCCATGTCTGCCCTACCCTGTCAGTGCTGATCTACGGCTTCCAGATAACGAAGTAGGCTTTGAAGACATGCTACAGTTACAA GAAGCAAGCATTGGAAGCCTAAGTACCTTTGAAGACTGCAGTCCTAGTGCACCTATAGAACATGTGCATGGCAGTCAACATCCCAACTCAGATAATACAGGAGAAGTTGGAATGCACTGGAAACTTATTCCAATTACAG GTCTGAAATCACCAGAAGAGCCACTGGTGTATTTGCCACCAACGGATGCCCTTCCTAATGACCCCCGGGTAATAAATAGACAGAGAAGTTCTGATGACCAGTTTCCATACTCTCCATTTTCAGACACACAAAAGGGGACAGCAGAAGATGGACATTATACAGGACAAGTGGAGAAACCTGAAGATGAGTATGGGCTAGCGGACCACCCTTTTTCAGCTAAGCATTCCATTAGTGCAGTAATAGAAACGACCCTGTTAGAAGAATATAATCTCTTTGCACGAAAGATTCAAGAAATTTTGCAGCAGAAGAACATTGCTTACGTTAGTGGGATGCCCACACCAGTCTTCTCTGCCCGAGAGAGGATAATGAGACTTTCAGAATACATATGTTTAAAGGCATCAGACGTGTCTGTCCAAGAATATATAGAGACACTGAATGAAAAGTTGCACAGTGTCATTTTGGCTTCTTCCTGCATTAAGGACACTCAACCCGTTTATTCTAGTCCTGAACCATCGGAAGTTGGGAGCAACACGGCAGCCAACCCTGTGCCCGACACACTGTCTGTGTGCAGGGACGCTGACACAGCGCTGTTACCAGAGCCACTGGGCAGTACCCTGCTGGAAGATCTGCACTCCAGTGAGCAGCCTTCATCAAGCTTGCCCCTagtgaaggagaaaatggaTCATGTGAACACTAAACCAGAGGATCAGACCTCTTCTAGTGGGGATCTGGTGGAGCCACCAGAGAAGACACAGAAATCCCCCGAGAACCTAAACATTTCAGCTCAACCAGCTTTTTCTAATATTATAAGCCAGATAAAACCTGAAGTATTTACCAGCTTGGTCAAAATTATGAAAGATGTACGGAAAAATACTGTCAAATTTTATATtcatgaagaggaagaaagcgTTCTTTGCAGAGAAATCAAG GATTATCTTATAAAGTTGGGTAATACAGAGTGCCATCCAGAGCAGTTCCTTAAGAGAAGAGCTGATTTAGATAAACTGTTGATCATCATCCAAAACGAAGACATCGCCAACCTCATCCATAAG atcCCATGCCTAGTAACTTTGAAGAGGCTCTCCTGTGTCAGCTTTGCGGGGGTTGATAGTTTGGATGACGTGAAAAATCACACTTACAATGAACTGTTTGTGTctggtggttttgttgtgtCGGATGAATCTGTCCTTAATCCAGAGTCCATCACTACAG ATAAACTAAAGCAATTCTTAGAGTTTCTGGAGGCTCTCAATACCCCAGATGGGAAATGGCAGTGGAAAGTCCactgcaaaatacaaaaaaaactgaaagagcTGGCGAG GATGAATGCCAATGCCCTGAGTCTGCTCACACTTCTGAACACCTATCAAAAGAAGCACTTGGTTGAGATTCTGTCTTACCATAACTGTGATTCTCAAACTCGAATTGCTCCAGACCTAGACTGTCTCATCAGGCTTCAGGCTCAAAACATACAACAGAGACATGTTGTCTTCTTAACAG AAAAGAACCTCAAAACATTCTCGAGTTATGTTGATAATGGCATAGTGGTTGCTGCTGTTGATGACTTTATGGAGAATTTTAAAAGCCTCGTTGGGTATCACAACTCGGTTACggagcagagctgccttccCGCCTCCGGAGCTCACCAAAGACAATCAG ttcTTGTAGAAAAGGATGAGAAGGATGAGGAGGACATGTCTCTGGATTCAGGGGATGAAATATCACAAATAGAAATCTGCAGTGATGCCTCTAAGTATGATACTCATGTGGAAGCTTTGCAGACAGAGGCCAAGGGCCCACATGGAGTAGATGCTAAAGAAAGCTGCTTATCAGTTACAGAGTTATCTCCCGAAGCACAAACTGGCCTGgtggaaaagacttctaaaaGTGACTTGGAAGAGAAACAGCCACTTACTCCAGGTTCTACAACATGCTCtgctgagggagaaaaacacaATTCAGTTGAACAAACTCCTTTCAGTAACTTCCCGGTTTATAGCAGACAATTAAACATGTCCCATCAATTCAGCCACTTAAATGTACTCACTCATCAGACTTTTCTGGGAACAACATATCCAATTTCTTCTGCAAATCAAAACCAAGAAGGGagcaattattttctctctgcctaCAGTCAGAGCATGGATACAGAAAAGTCCTCATCACCTGgtggctgggacagcagctgtgATTCTTCCAGGCCAtattcagaacagaaataa